Proteins from one Catenuloplanes atrovinosus genomic window:
- a CDS encoding carbohydrate ABC transporter permease, with protein MTTTNPPAAAVPLAKADPDRPRTSAGRVRQKLSTRVATGIALVIALFWSVPTFGLLISSFRPENDIKTSGWWTFFSDPALTLENYQEVLFGGGASSGQLAGYFINSLVITIPSVLFPMAVCALAAYALAWIDFRGRDWVYILIFALQIVPLQMALVPLLRFFSQGVELFGVQVLPAWGLTGEGLFIQVWFAHTCFAIPFGVYLLHNFISELPRDVMEAARVDGANHPKIFRTIVLPLITPVLASFAIFQFLWVWNDLLVALIFASGGGRDTNPMTVRLAELAGTRGNEWQRLTSGAFVSMIVPLIVFLSLQRYFVRGLLAGSVKG; from the coding sequence ATGACGACTACCAACCCGCCCGCCGCCGCGGTGCCGCTCGCGAAGGCCGACCCCGACCGGCCGCGCACGTCGGCCGGTCGCGTCCGGCAGAAGCTCTCCACCCGGGTGGCGACCGGCATCGCGCTGGTCATCGCGCTGTTCTGGAGCGTGCCGACGTTCGGGCTGCTGATCAGCTCGTTCCGGCCGGAGAACGACATCAAGACCAGCGGCTGGTGGACGTTCTTCTCCGATCCGGCGCTGACCCTGGAGAACTACCAGGAGGTGCTGTTCGGCGGCGGCGCCAGCTCCGGCCAGTTGGCCGGCTACTTCATCAACTCGCTGGTCATCACGATCCCGTCGGTGCTGTTCCCGATGGCGGTCTGCGCGCTGGCCGCGTACGCGCTGGCCTGGATCGACTTCCGGGGCCGGGACTGGGTCTACATCCTGATCTTCGCGCTGCAGATCGTGCCGTTGCAGATGGCGCTGGTCCCGCTGCTGCGCTTCTTCTCGCAGGGCGTGGAGCTGTTCGGCGTGCAGGTGCTGCCGGCCTGGGGCCTGACCGGTGAGGGCCTCTTCATCCAGGTGTGGTTCGCGCACACCTGCTTCGCCATCCCGTTCGGCGTCTACCTGCTGCACAACTTCATCTCGGAGCTGCCGCGAGACGTCATGGAGGCGGCCCGGGTCGACGGCGCCAACCACCCGAAGATCTTCCGCACCATCGTGCTGCCGCTGATCACGCCGGTGCTCGCGTCGTTCGCCATCTTCCAGTTCCTCTGGGTCTGGAACGACCTGCTGGTCGCGCTGATCTTCGCCAGCGGCGGTGGCCGGGACACGAACCCGATGACGGTACGGCTGGCGGAGCTGGCCGGCACGCGCGGCAACGAGTGGCAGCGGCTCACCTCCGGCGCGTTCGTCTCGATGATCGTTCCCCTGATCGTCTTCCTGTCGTTGCAGCGGTACTTCGTCCGAGGTCTCCTCGCCGGAAGCGTCAAGGGCTAA
- a CDS encoding LacI family DNA-binding transcriptional regulator, whose product MTRIDDVARAAGVSTATVSRALRGLPMVSESTRRRVLDAATRLGYSASPSASRLAGGRTGGVAVVVPRITRWFFSTVVEAAEESLHEAGYDVLLFNLGGSEQARLKLLHTGALRQRADAVMLISMPLLAEDFAAVSQLELPGVTVSSGTPVPGWPSIRIDDVGAARKAMDHLIGLGHTRIARICGESSDELAFTTHVDRRRGYLEALTRAGITPDPALEVEGSLDLAGGAAATEQLLARDAGFTAIFATCDEAAMGALTTLRRHGLRVPEDVSLVGIDDHDLAPAIGLTTVAQPAAEQGRRAVQTLLAPAAPQRDVLLPTHLTVRESTAAPARTLDG is encoded by the coding sequence GTGACCAGGATCGATGATGTGGCCCGGGCGGCCGGTGTCTCCACCGCCACCGTCTCCCGGGCGTTGCGCGGCCTGCCGATGGTGTCCGAGTCCACCCGCCGCCGGGTGCTGGACGCCGCGACCCGGCTGGGCTACTCCGCCTCACCCAGCGCCTCCCGGCTGGCCGGCGGCCGTACCGGCGGGGTGGCGGTGGTGGTCCCGAGGATCACCCGCTGGTTCTTCTCCACCGTGGTCGAGGCGGCGGAGGAGAGCCTGCACGAGGCCGGGTACGACGTGTTGCTGTTCAACCTCGGCGGCAGCGAGCAGGCCCGGCTCAAGCTGCTGCACACCGGCGCGCTGCGGCAGCGCGCGGATGCGGTCATGCTGATCTCCATGCCGCTGCTGGCCGAGGACTTCGCGGCCGTGAGCCAACTGGAGCTGCCCGGCGTGACGGTCAGCTCGGGCACGCCGGTGCCGGGCTGGCCGAGCATCCGGATAGACGACGTGGGCGCGGCGCGGAAGGCGATGGACCACCTGATCGGGCTGGGCCACACCCGGATCGCGCGGATCTGCGGCGAGTCCTCGGACGAGTTGGCGTTCACCACGCACGTGGACCGCCGGCGCGGCTACCTGGAGGCGCTGACCCGCGCCGGGATAACGCCGGACCCGGCGCTGGAGGTGGAGGGCAGCCTGGACCTGGCCGGCGGCGCGGCCGCGACCGAGCAGCTGCTGGCCCGCGACGCCGGGTTCACCGCGATCTTCGCGACCTGTGACGAGGCCGCGATGGGCGCGCTGACCACGCTGCGCCGGCACGGCCTGCGGGTGCCGGAGGACGTGAGCCTGGTCGGCATCGACGACCACGACCTGGCCCCCGCGATCGGGCTGACCACGGTGGCGCAGCCGGCCGCGGAGCAGGGACGCAGGGCGGTGCAGACGCTGCTGGCGCCGGCCGCCCCGCAGCGCGATGTGCTGCTGCCGACACACCTGACCGTTCGCGAGTCGACGGCGGCGCCCGCCCGCACACTTGACGGGTAA
- a CDS encoding glycoside hydrolase family 13 protein has translation MNTQPNKQTGSEWWRHAVIYQVYPRSWADSDGDGLGDLPGITGRLDHLVELGVDALWLSPFYPSPQADAGYDVADYRDVDPIFGQLEDADKLVAEAHARGLKLIVDLVPNHTSSEHVWFREALASPPGSEARDRYIFRDGKGPNGDQPPNDWSAVFGGSAWQRITEADGTPGQWYLHLFDPAQPDLNWDNPEIRADFVKTLRFWLDRGVDGFRVDVAHGLIKQRDLANWHYPIHGATGDGVEGRRAPMWDQDEVHEVYRQWRAVLDEYEGERILVAEAWVQPAERLAAYVRPDEMHQAFNFEYLEAHWTAPDQRSVISRSLAANGAVGAPTTWVLSNHDVLRHASRLGLPIGTPRPDGIGIGDPQPDPALGLRRGRAATLLMLSLPGGAYLYQGEELGLPEHMTMPDEARQDPTWERSGHSRRGRDGCRVPIPWEADAPSYGFGPTDASWLPQPELWAEYALDRQRGVPGSTYELYREALRRRRELGLGSGDLAWDEALTGETALSFVNGGVRVVTNFGPGDVELPAGAEVILTSHPLETPGRLPSDVTVWLRA, from the coding sequence CTGAACACGCAGCCGAACAAGCAAACGGGCAGCGAGTGGTGGCGGCACGCCGTGATCTACCAGGTCTATCCCCGGTCCTGGGCGGACAGCGACGGCGACGGCCTCGGTGACCTGCCCGGCATCACCGGCCGGCTGGACCACCTGGTGGAGCTGGGCGTGGACGCGCTCTGGCTGTCCCCGTTCTATCCGTCGCCGCAGGCGGACGCGGGGTACGACGTGGCCGACTACCGCGACGTGGACCCGATCTTCGGGCAGCTGGAGGACGCGGACAAGCTCGTCGCCGAGGCGCACGCGCGCGGCCTGAAGCTCATCGTCGACCTGGTGCCGAACCACACGTCCAGCGAGCACGTGTGGTTCCGGGAGGCGCTGGCGTCGCCGCCGGGCAGCGAGGCGCGCGACCGGTACATCTTCCGGGACGGCAAGGGGCCGAACGGCGACCAGCCGCCGAACGACTGGAGCGCGGTCTTCGGCGGGTCGGCGTGGCAGCGGATCACCGAGGCGGACGGCACGCCGGGCCAGTGGTACCTGCACCTGTTCGACCCCGCGCAGCCGGACCTGAACTGGGACAACCCGGAGATCCGGGCGGACTTCGTGAAGACGCTGCGGTTCTGGCTGGACCGGGGCGTGGACGGGTTCCGGGTGGACGTGGCACACGGGCTGATCAAGCAGCGGGACCTGGCCAACTGGCACTACCCGATCCACGGCGCGACCGGCGACGGCGTCGAGGGGCGGCGCGCGCCGATGTGGGACCAGGACGAGGTGCACGAGGTCTACCGGCAGTGGCGCGCGGTGCTCGACGAGTACGAGGGCGAGCGAATCCTGGTGGCGGAGGCGTGGGTGCAGCCGGCCGAGCGGCTGGCCGCGTACGTGCGCCCGGACGAGATGCACCAGGCGTTCAACTTCGAGTACCTGGAGGCGCACTGGACCGCGCCGGACCAGCGCTCGGTGATCTCCCGCTCGCTGGCCGCCAACGGCGCGGTGGGCGCGCCGACCACCTGGGTGCTGTCCAACCACGACGTGCTGCGGCACGCGTCCCGGCTGGGCCTGCCGATCGGCACGCCGCGCCCGGACGGCATCGGCATCGGCGACCCGCAGCCGGACCCGGCGCTGGGCCTGCGCCGCGGCCGGGCGGCCACGCTGCTGATGCTGAGCCTGCCCGGCGGCGCCTACCTCTACCAGGGTGAGGAGCTGGGCCTGCCGGAGCACATGACGATGCCGGACGAGGCGCGCCAGGACCCGACGTGGGAGCGGTCCGGGCACTCCCGGCGCGGCCGGGACGGCTGCCGGGTGCCGATCCCGTGGGAGGCGGACGCGCCGTCGTACGGCTTCGGGCCGACGGACGCGAGCTGGCTGCCGCAGCCGGAGCTGTGGGCGGAGTACGCGCTGGACCGCCAGCGCGGCGTGCCCGGCAGCACCTACGAGCTGTACCGGGAGGCGCTGCGCCGCCGCCGCGAGCTCGGCCTGGGCAGCGGCGACCTGGCCTGGGACGAGGCGCTCACCGGCGAGACCGCGCTGTCGTTCGTCAACGGCGGCGTGCGGGTGGTGACCAACTTCGGGCCGGGCGACGTGGAGCTGCCGGCCGGCGCCGAGGTGATACTCACCAGCCACCCGCTGGAGACGCCGGGGCGCCTGCCGTCCGACGTGACCGTCTGGCTGCGCGCCTAG
- a CDS encoding MFS transporter, whose protein sequence is MRGGGGRVHRSYSVVVFVVLASLDNVVIGIAPPLYGRIGDGLGVGRGEIAGVISVAYLASAVASVAWAYSGDRTDRKRLLMSGTLVWAAGTAGTALSANFVMFALAQLVAAAGLGAVSSVGFSVVTDLITPRRRGLVMAFFGLAQGVGSLTGTLLGGLVGNADWRRPFVVLTVAGLVATVAYLFTYDIRRGEAEPELADTADYDYRISRRDLPRILRNRSNVWLVAQGLTAQVAFGSLVWLPVLFTERARAQGYDDSTAVVVGTIFTTLFQLGGALSIIGGVIGDRLQRRTPRGRALVAAVGVLGALPFYAILFYVPMRIDVPNGGSSGAVAAAVLSSVVTEPTVALSLLTAFTALAFTSANSPNWFALIGDVNLPEHRGTVYSIGNLVNSLGRAGGNVLIGVAARALAGAFPPPLNYAAGLALFQLFFVPTGVMYWLASRTVPKDIADVHDTLLARAAANQDPRTAEGTARASN, encoded by the coding sequence ATGAGGGGCGGCGGCGGGCGAGTGCACCGCTCGTACAGCGTGGTCGTCTTCGTCGTGCTCGCCTCGCTGGACAACGTGGTGATCGGCATCGCGCCGCCGCTCTACGGCCGGATCGGCGACGGGCTCGGCGTCGGCCGGGGCGAGATCGCCGGCGTCATCTCGGTGGCGTACCTGGCCAGCGCCGTGGCGTCGGTCGCCTGGGCGTACAGCGGGGACCGCACCGACCGCAAGCGGCTGCTGATGTCCGGCACGCTGGTCTGGGCCGCCGGCACGGCCGGTACCGCGCTCTCCGCCAACTTCGTCATGTTCGCGCTCGCCCAACTGGTGGCGGCGGCCGGGCTCGGCGCGGTCTCCTCCGTCGGCTTTTCCGTGGTCACCGACCTGATCACGCCGCGCCGGCGCGGCCTGGTGATGGCGTTCTTCGGGCTGGCGCAGGGCGTCGGGTCGCTGACCGGCACGCTGCTCGGCGGCCTGGTCGGCAACGCGGACTGGCGGCGCCCGTTCGTGGTGCTGACCGTGGCCGGGCTGGTCGCCACCGTGGCGTACCTGTTCACCTACGACATCCGGCGCGGCGAGGCGGAGCCGGAGCTGGCCGACACCGCCGACTACGACTACCGCATCTCCCGCCGCGACCTGCCCCGCATCCTGCGCAACCGGTCGAACGTCTGGCTGGTCGCGCAGGGGCTCACCGCGCAGGTCGCGTTCGGCTCGCTGGTCTGGCTGCCGGTGCTGTTCACCGAGCGGGCCAGGGCGCAGGGGTACGACGACAGCACCGCGGTCGTGGTCGGCACCATCTTCACCACGCTGTTCCAGCTCGGCGGCGCGCTGTCGATCATCGGCGGCGTGATCGGCGACCGCCTCCAGCGGCGCACCCCGCGCGGCCGGGCGCTGGTCGCGGCCGTGGGCGTGCTCGGCGCGCTCCCGTTCTACGCGATCCTGTTCTACGTACCCATGCGGATCGACGTGCCGAACGGCGGCTCCAGCGGCGCGGTGGCCGCCGCCGTGCTGTCCAGCGTGGTCACCGAGCCGACCGTGGCGCTGAGCCTGCTCACCGCGTTCACCGCGCTGGCGTTCACGTCCGCGAACTCGCCGAACTGGTTCGCGCTGATCGGCGACGTCAATCTGCCGGAGCACCGCGGCACGGTCTACTCCATCGGCAACCTGGTCAACAGCCTCGGCCGGGCCGGCGGCAACGTGCTGATCGGCGTGGCCGCGCGGGCACTGGCCGGCGCGTTCCCGCCGCCGCTGAACTACGCGGCCGGGCTCGCGCTGTTCCAGCTCTTCTTCGTGCCGACCGGCGTCATGTACTGGCTGGCCTCGCGGACCGTGCCGAAGGACATCGCGGACGTGCACGACACGCTCCTGGCCCGGGCCGCCGCGAACCAGGACCCACGGACCGCCGAGGGTACGGCCAGAGCCTCCAACTGA